The following proteins come from a genomic window of Miscanthus floridulus cultivar M001 chromosome 2, ASM1932011v1, whole genome shotgun sequence:
- the LOC136539149 gene encoding subtilisin-like protease SBT1.8, with protein MELTLPFPLALLASPLLAHANGDGGNTTTYIVFMDPARMPTMHRTPAHWHAAHLESLSVDPACHLLYSYSASAHGFTAALLPGHLPLLRGSPEVLQVMPDEVFQLHTTRSPEFLGLLMPAYQPAIDNLEADTHDVVIGVLDTGVWTESPSFAGGNLPPPPARWKGVCEAGMDFPLSLCGRKLVGARGLRAANGGAIGVGKRTFRSAQDRDGHDTHTAACTVVANASLLGYATGTASGMAPGVRVAAYNVCWPEGCLGSDILAGIDAAVADGVGVLLLSLGGGSAPYFRDTVAVGAFGATAASMFVSCSAGNSGPSGATVSNSAPWVATVSARTLDRDFLAYVTLPTGARLAGVSLYAGPSPSPHPAMLP; from the coding sequence ATGGAGCTTACTCTCCCCTTCCCCCTTGCACTCCTTGCAAGCCCCTTGCTTGCCCATgccaatggcgacggcggcaacACGACGACGTACATCGTGTTCATGGACCCGGCGCGCATGCCTACCATGCACCGGACACCGGCCCACTGGCACGCGGCGCACCTCGAGTCCCTGTCCGTCGACCCGGCCTGCCACTTGCTGTACTCCTACTCCGCCTCCGCGCACGGATTCACGGCGGCGCTGCTACCGGGCCATTTGCCCTTGCTCCGCGGCAGCCCCGAGGTGCTCCAGGTCATGCCGGACGAGGTGTTCCAGCTCCACACCACGCGCTCCCCAGAGTTCTTGGGCCTTCTCATGCCGGCCTACCAGCCCGCCATCGACAATCTAGAGGCGGACACGCACGACGTGGTCATAGGGGTTCTTGACACCGGCGTATGGACGGAGTCGCCGAGCTTCGCGGGCGGTAACCTACCGCCACCGCCCGCGCGGTGGAAGGGGGTGTGCGAGGCTGGCATGGATTTCCCGCTGAGCTTGTGTGGGAGGAAGCTGGTGGGCGCGCGCGGCCTCCGTGCCGCAAACGGCGGCGCAATAGGCGTGGGGAAGAGGACGTTCAGGTCGGCCCAGGACAGGGACGGGCACGACACGCACACAGCGGCTTGCACGGTGGTGGCGAACGCAAGCCTGCTCGGGTACGCCACGGGGACGGCGAGCGGGATGGCGCCCGGGGTGCGCGTGGCCGCGTACAACGTGTGCTGGCCAGAGGGGTGCCTCGGCTCCGACATCCTAGCCGGCATTGACGCCGCTGTCGCTGATGGGGTGGGCGTGCTGTTGCTGTCTCTCGGCGGCGGCTCAGCGCCGTACTTCCGGGATACCGTAGCGGTGGGCGCCTTTGGCGCCACGGCGGCCAGCATGTTCGTCTCTTGCTCCGCCGGAAACTCCGGCCCATCCGGCGCCACCGTCTCAAACTCCGCTCCGTGGGTCGCCACCGTCAGCGCTAGGACACTCGACCGAGATTTCCTGGCATACGTCACGCTCCCCACAGGCGCACGCCTGGCCGGCGTGTCCCTCTACGCAGGGCCTTCTCCCTCCCCACACCCCGCCATGCTCCCATGA